A window of Mucilaginibacter paludis DSM 18603 contains these coding sequences:
- a CDS encoding helix-turn-helix domain-containing protein yields MASRLSAAFNATAGFWLHVPANFYLAQARKRVDIKQAQVFWQPQADFDDFPNLITIPKPDTI; encoded by the coding sequence ATGGCTTCGCGCTTAAGTGCAGCGTTTAATGCAACAGCGGGGTTTTGGCTGCACGTACCAGCAAACTTCTACCTTGCCCAGGCCCGTAAGCGGGTTGATATTAAGCAGGCCCAAGTTTTCTGGCAACCGCAAGCCGATTTTGACGACTTTCCAAACTTAATAACGATACCAAAACCGGACACCATTTAA
- a CDS encoding ankyrin repeat domain-containing protein: MDNMFLNACKNAQKGVIQAFLKKGGITIDKRDSLGNTPLYYVCTKGAKDIVKMLIDAGADVNLANNISETPLHCAARNGSKDVIKLLVDAGADVNASNNIGQLPVFYAVLAYKTETALYLISLGADTTVKDNAGYNILDHATANGMRDLVAVLSANNNTAQKDDHGNTPLHQAVYNNQSETVMALLKAGALNVNDLNNNGVSPLILAINNSNMHLAELLIKNGADVNLHVLNGNSALHYAAGQGNQHLGKLLLNTGADINSRNSYSETPLIVAAQLGYNDFTAMLIENNADVNAVDNDTHSAMHFASERGYTEIVEQLLIAGASN; this comes from the coding sequence ATGGATAACATGTTTTTAAACGCATGTAAAAATGCGCAAAAAGGAGTGATACAGGCCTTTCTAAAAAAGGGAGGCATTACCATCGACAAACGCGACAGTTTAGGCAATACGCCTTTGTACTATGTTTGTACTAAAGGTGCTAAAGATATTGTTAAGATGCTGATTGATGCCGGCGCCGATGTAAACCTGGCAAATAACATCAGCGAAACACCCCTGCATTGTGCAGCCCGCAACGGAAGTAAAGACGTTATTAAATTACTTGTTGACGCCGGTGCCGACGTAAATGCAAGCAACAATATTGGGCAATTACCGGTATTCTATGCCGTACTGGCTTATAAAACCGAAACAGCTTTATACCTCATCTCGCTCGGCGCTGATACTACTGTTAAAGATAATGCCGGTTACAACATACTTGACCATGCTACGGCCAACGGTATGCGTGATCTGGTTGCAGTATTATCAGCAAATAATAATACTGCACAGAAAGACGACCACGGCAATACGCCGCTTCACCAGGCGGTTTACAATAACCAGAGCGAAACTGTTATGGCTTTATTAAAGGCAGGCGCATTGAATGTAAACGACCTGAATAACAACGGCGTTAGTCCGTTGATACTCGCCATCAATAATTCTAATATGCACCTGGCCGAACTGCTGATCAAAAACGGGGCAGATGTAAACCTGCATGTATTAAATGGCAACTCGGCCCTCCATTATGCAGCCGGGCAGGGAAATCAACATTTGGGCAAGCTATTGTTAAATACCGGAGCCGATATTAACTCGCGTAACAGCTATAGCGAAACACCGCTTATTGTGGCGGCGCAATTGGGTTATAACGATTTTACAGCGATGCTGATTGAAAATAATGCTGATGTAAACGCGGTAGATAACGATACCCACAGCGCTATGCACTTTGCCAGCGAACGGGGCTACACAGAAATTGTAGAGCAATTATTAATAGCCGGCGCATCAAACTAA
- a CDS encoding response regulator transcription factor → MEKIRVAIVDDQHIFRQSLGLLISSVPGFELVAEAAGGPEYLEILNTLPRLPHVTLLDMSMPGMNGIELNSILQEKYPEVKIVILSVNLQDRLISKMITEGADAYLVKNCDKDELITAIQAVYKAGFYINLQTMQALQHYSDSKSRQHQYLNATATDITRREKEVLEMICKELSAAEIASKLYLSVRTVEGHRNNLILKTGARNTAGLVIFAVKSGLYNVGI, encoded by the coding sequence ATGGAAAAAATACGAGTGGCTATAGTAGATGACCAACATATTTTCAGGCAAAGCCTGGGCTTGCTGATCAGTAGCGTACCCGGTTTTGAATTGGTTGCCGAAGCTGCCGGAGGGCCTGAATACCTGGAGATATTAAACACACTGCCACGTTTGCCACACGTAACCTTATTGGATATGAGTATGCCCGGGATGAACGGAATAGAACTAAACAGTATTTTACAAGAGAAATACCCGGAGGTTAAAATAGTGATCCTCTCGGTGAATCTGCAGGATAGGCTGATCTCAAAAATGATAACAGAAGGTGCTGATGCTTACCTTGTTAAAAATTGCGATAAAGACGAATTGATAACCGCTATACAAGCCGTATACAAAGCAGGCTTTTACATCAATCTGCAAACAATGCAAGCCTTACAGCATTACTCGGACAGTAAGAGCAGGCAGCATCAGTATCTTAACGCCACCGCCACTGATATTACCAGGCGCGAGAAAGAAGTATTGGAAATGATATGCAAGGAGCTTAGCGCCGCTGAAATTGCAAGTAAACTTTATTTGAGTGTGCGTACCGTTGAAGGGCACCGTAATAACCTGATTCTTAAAACAGGTGCACGTAATACAGCAGGCCTGGTTATATTTGCTGTTAAATCCGGCTTATATAACGTTGGTATATAA
- a CDS encoding WG repeat-containing protein, which produces MQSKRNPCNARPSKGIYALLLVCVILFYNAGYAQKSANWYGYYNQKTALIGYKNSSGRVEITARFSGLTRASVFKHIIAVNNQRTNTSYYLLKNGKMVAKDSLYVWDMTFDCEQEGKIRFRDPKTDKVGFLGADGKIAIAALYNDARPFHNGFAEVLYNGRRVCPDGSAFDQHNPCEHWGWDGVTALVDTKGNVIADSLESSELQNLNWHSMQMSDQPADTTLRVSFKAKDGRYYSFVNYEKEFDLWFNNYYLAHVQHACRLNSFDMICVEGLFKNQIRKFYPRKDFFAAYYEVLLKKLQRLKKGKTDIQLIPDELNPMIYTQTRFKTYYTDCGDVNVADYPLFDVVVTHFKNNTTINYQEHFSFLRTAGGYKLIAVAWKNKR; this is translated from the coding sequence ATGCAGAGCAAACGCAATCCCTGTAACGCCAGGCCATCAAAAGGCATTTATGCTTTGCTTTTAGTTTGTGTAATCTTGTTTTACAATGCGGGATATGCTCAAAAATCAGCTAATTGGTATGGCTATTACAATCAAAAAACAGCATTAATAGGTTATAAAAACAGCTCGGGCCGGGTAGAGATCACTGCCCGTTTTAGCGGACTAACCAGGGCTTCCGTATTTAAGCATATTATTGCCGTTAACAACCAGCGAACCAATACCTCTTATTACCTGCTGAAAAACGGAAAGATGGTGGCCAAAGACAGCCTCTATGTATGGGATATGACCTTTGATTGCGAACAGGAAGGAAAGATCAGGTTCCGCGACCCTAAAACAGATAAAGTAGGTTTTTTGGGAGCCGACGGGAAAATAGCGATCGCGGCGCTGTATAATGACGCCCGGCCTTTTCATAACGGATTTGCCGAAGTGCTTTATAATGGCAGGCGTGTTTGCCCGGACGGAAGCGCCTTTGATCAGCATAACCCTTGTGAACATTGGGGATGGGACGGCGTTACAGCGCTGGTTGATACGAAAGGTAATGTGATAGCCGATAGCCTGGAGAGCAGTGAACTGCAAAACTTAAATTGGCATTCAATGCAAATGAGCGATCAACCGGCTGATACCACCTTGCGTGTTTCTTTTAAAGCGAAAGATGGCCGCTATTATTCCTTTGTTAACTATGAAAAAGAATTTGACCTATGGTTTAATAACTATTACCTGGCTCACGTTCAACACGCCTGCCGGCTTAATTCGTTTGATATGATTTGCGTAGAAGGCCTGTTTAAAAATCAAATCCGGAAATTTTATCCCCGAAAGGATTTCTTTGCCGCATATTACGAAGTATTATTAAAAAAGCTCCAACGCCTTAAAAAAGGCAAAACAGATATTCAGTTGATACCGGATGAACTGAACCCGATGATCTACACGCAAACACGATTTAAAACTTACTATACCGATTGTGGAGATGTCAACGTTGCAGATTACCCTTTATTTGATGTAGTGGTCACTCATTTCAAAAACAACACAACAATCAACTACCAGGAACATTTTTCTTTTCTGCGCACAGCAGGCGGATATAAATTGATTGCAGTGGCCTGGAAAAACAAGCGGTAA
- a CDS encoding sensor histidine kinase: protein MQKTSDNVFILLLFCIGGVFMLVVSFVIIFIRHQNKLLKQQQYIRFSEAAHQQQLLQTVIESQEAERKRIGEDLHDDVGTALSNLRITIEMFDQHTPASFKNNCKVIIDKVIQDVRHISHNLSPIGIELYGFMGAVEEMCESITLNGKLRIVVTNNAGDFAGILSKTTCMSLYRVIEELLNNTIKHADATEVKIIFERDDNGIQIVYNDNGRGLSPSPRKEKGMGYLNIESRLSIINAVYVIDSLEGNGFNIRITVDTLKK from the coding sequence ATGCAAAAAACGAGTGATAATGTTTTCATACTGCTCTTGTTTTGCATCGGCGGGGTATTTATGCTGGTTGTATCGTTTGTAATTATTTTTATCCGCCATCAAAACAAACTTTTAAAGCAGCAACAGTATATCCGGTTTTCCGAAGCGGCCCACCAACAACAGCTGCTGCAAACGGTAATCGAGTCGCAGGAAGCGGAACGCAAGCGCATAGGGGAGGATCTGCACGACGACGTGGGGACGGCGCTTTCTAATCTGCGCATCACCATCGAAATGTTTGATCAGCATACGCCGGCAAGTTTTAAAAATAATTGTAAAGTCATCATTGACAAGGTTATACAAGATGTTCGGCACATCTCGCATAACCTCTCACCTATTGGCATTGAACTTTACGGATTTATGGGTGCCGTTGAAGAAATGTGTGAATCGATTACCTTAAACGGCAAACTCCGGATTGTTGTTACCAACAACGCGGGCGACTTTGCCGGTATACTGAGTAAAACAACTTGCATGAGTTTGTATAGAGTAATTGAAGAGCTGCTCAACAATACCATAAAACATGCAGATGCCACTGAGGTAAAAATTATTTTTGAACGCGATGACAACGGAATCCAGATTGTTTACAATGATAATGGCCGGGGATTATCACCATCGCCGCGAAAGGAGAAAGGCATGGGCTACCTTAATATTGAAAGCAGGTTGAGTATCATTAACGCTGTTTATGTGATTGATTCGCTCGAAGGAAATGGTTTTAACATCCGGATCACGGTGGATACATTAAAAAAATAG
- a CDS encoding ankyrin repeat domain-containing protein: protein MNNEFKQIEDAYLANLFAPGKVNLADLYKGLPDINVTNDSGENLYHLAARFTDTEAILFLQDAGLKPIAGKYGNTPLHALTGTRFDLDGPDLETRSEKIYATAKALLNLGVNPKKKNDSGKLAYFEAGLLYMYPFVEAMGDAGVKMDAIQDEGKNLLHTICDKLVHRKTIRGAVEAATRTVRVLIEKGGIDLEDKDVFDTKPLTYAQRSGVKEIAALLSGDEGDIATGGMTIHEAVLNGDAIAVEALIKAGVDLNDFSDQYRRTPLMLACEYPSLQMVQLLADGGADMNFRPGNGETAAYYLVTNGVHNFGRGMSKDLKDVVLILRTLINHGLQLDAAVNNESDTVLNVLCRAGYLADLNTALAEELVEAGCDINKPDASGKTPLMSFAERGNEIKYNIAELLLDHHADTTYVDGNGNTALMYAAANPDKMSGKKLVSLLLDQDPSVADRVNNAGQTAMDIAIKNDNEAVVKQLLEAMA, encoded by the coding sequence ATGAATAACGAATTTAAACAGATCGAAGACGCTTACCTGGCTAACCTGTTTGCGCCCGGCAAAGTTAATTTGGCTGATCTATACAAAGGGCTGCCAGATATCAATGTGACTAATGATTCCGGAGAGAACCTGTACCATTTGGCTGCCCGCTTTACAGACACGGAGGCCATCTTGTTTCTTCAAGATGCAGGCCTGAAGCCCATTGCCGGTAAATACGGTAATACGCCCTTGCATGCACTTACTGGTACCCGGTTTGATCTGGACGGCCCGGATCTGGAAACCAGGTCGGAAAAAATTTATGCTACTGCTAAAGCGCTGCTAAATTTGGGTGTCAACCCTAAAAAGAAGAATGATTCTGGCAAACTGGCTTACTTTGAAGCCGGCCTGCTTTATATGTATCCCTTTGTTGAGGCGATGGGCGATGCCGGCGTAAAGATGGATGCCATACAGGATGAAGGTAAAAACCTGCTGCATACCATTTGCGATAAGCTGGTTCATCGTAAAACCATTCGTGGGGCCGTAGAAGCCGCTACCCGTACCGTGCGTGTACTGATAGAAAAAGGTGGTATTGACCTGGAAGACAAGGACGTGTTTGACACTAAACCATTAACCTATGCACAGCGCAGCGGCGTAAAAGAGATAGCGGCCTTGCTATCCGGCGATGAAGGCGATATAGCTACCGGTGGCATGACTATTCATGAAGCTGTATTAAATGGCGATGCGATTGCTGTTGAAGCCTTGATTAAGGCAGGTGTTGATCTCAACGATTTTTCTGATCAATACCGGCGGACGCCTTTAATGCTCGCCTGTGAGTATCCATCGTTGCAGATGGTGCAACTATTGGCCGATGGTGGCGCTGATATGAACTTTCGGCCGGGCAATGGCGAAACTGCGGCTTATTATCTGGTTACCAATGGTGTACACAATTTTGGCAGGGGCATGAGCAAAGATCTGAAAGATGTAGTACTGATACTGCGTACCTTAATTAACCATGGCCTACAGCTTGATGCTGCAGTGAACAATGAAAGCGATACTGTATTAAATGTATTGTGCCGGGCTGGTTATTTAGCCGACTTAAATACAGCACTGGCCGAAGAACTCGTTGAGGCAGGCTGCGATATCAATAAGCCTGATGCATCGGGCAAAACACCACTAATGTCATTTGCGGAGCGTGGTAACGAAATTAAATACAACATAGCCGAGCTGTTACTGGATCACCATGCCGATACTACTTATGTTGACGGAAACGGCAACACAGCACTGATGTACGCGGCAGCAAACCCCGATAAAATGTCGGGGAAGAAACTGGTTTCGCTATTGTTAGATCAGGATCCGTCCGTGGCAGACAGGGTGAATAACGCCGGCCAAACTGCAATGGATATTGCTATAAAGAATGATAATGAAGCCGTAGTAAAGCAATTGCTCGAAGCCATGGCTTAA